The Streptomyces sp. 11x1 genomic sequence CGACTGGCACGAGGCCGAGTGCCGCAGTGAGCGCCGCCGTAGCGAGCACGCAGATCTTTCGCCGGTTCAACAAGGGATTCGCCCTTTCTGCCAAGGATTGTGTCTTTCGACGGCTGAGCCGGACAGGACTCGCCGTGGGGCGTGAAGCAGCCTGAGGGAGAACGGAACAACGGTCAGGCGCGGTCTGCGACTGCGATCCGGCGCGCCTGTACTGCCAGGTCAGGCTGTAATCAGTTTCAGAATCTGAGGAGTGTGAGCTGTGAGGTAAAAGTGGTCGCCAGGGAACACGTGGTGAGAATGCGGGCCTGTGGTCGTGGAGGACCAGGCCTTCATGCGGCCCGGGCGTACTTCGGGGTCCTGGGCGCCGGTCAGCGTCGAAAGCTCGATGCCCGGGAGCGGTTCAGCGGGCGGAGCCAAGTGGTAGCGGTCGAGGAGCAGGTAGTCGTTGCGGACTATGTCCAGGAGCATCGCCCGCAGGTCGGGGTCTTCCAGTACTGCGGCAGGGGTACCCCCCAGCCTGGTAATCGAGCGCATCAGTGAGGCGTCCGTACGAGGGGTGGCCGGGCGCGATGGCGTTGTTCCCGGAG encodes the following:
- a CDS encoding alpha/beta fold hydrolase, whose product is MTNNQAWLTTYRPRPTAPTRLVVFPHAGGSASFYRPWADLLPPTFELQIVQYPGRENRMAAPMIDTMEALVAAVAEALVTDSRRTVLFGHSLGASAAYEVLRLLQPMGVPITRLCLSSREFAPGTTPSRPATPRTDASLMRSITRLGGTPAAVLEDPDLRAMLLDIVRNDYLLLDRYHLAPPAEPLPGIELSTLTGAQDPEVRPGRMKAWSSTTTGPHSHHVFPGDHFYLTAHTPQILKLITA